From a region of the Aeoliella mucimassa genome:
- the metG gene encoding methionine--tRNA ligase, which translates to MLVRRILVTSALPYANGPIHIGHLVEYLQTDIWVRFQKLMGNECRYFCADDTHGTAIMISAKRAGVTEEQFIERVSAEHQQDFAGFDIQFDNYGSTHSDENRALCEEIWAAIAREDLLVEQEVEQPYDSVEETFLADRLIIGTCPNCGAPQQYGDHCEKCLSNYQPTELIDGRSSLSGTTPELRAAPHKFVQLEKLRPFLEEWVDNGQALQEEIANYLKGHFLYAKDKEGNIKPLRDWDVTRPHKYFGFEIPGFEKNYWYVWFDAPIGYMASTKQWCDKHGEDFDRWWRSDQCEVHHFIGKDITYFHTLFWPGMLKTAGFSLPTKVHIHGFLTVNGEKMSKSRGTFVAASTYLKHLDPAYLRYFYASKLSSKVDDIDLSIEEFIAKVNTDLVGKVVNLASRSAKFVASTGLSSKYPDDGGLLAAGAAAGKEIAEAYEACDYSKAMRLIMALADRANPFVEENKPWELRKDESQAERLQDVCTVALNLFRQLAIYLAPVLPKLAEQAGELLNDPIVSWDQAQEPLVGTAVNKFKHMLQRVEEAKVNAMIEESKPEETTDETAEGTFVDKWNDPGDSLEAEPLAEECTFDEFLKVDLRVARVVSAEQVPEARKLLKLKLSLGGGTYKQVFAGIKAAYDPEKLVGRLVVCVANLAPRTMKFGVSEGMVVASGPGGEEVFVLSPDEGAKVGQRVH; encoded by the coding sequence ATTCTAGTGCGTCGCATCCTTGTTACCTCCGCCCTGCCCTACGCCAATGGCCCGATCCACATCGGCCATCTGGTGGAGTATCTGCAAACCGACATTTGGGTCCGGTTCCAGAAGCTCATGGGCAATGAGTGCCGATATTTCTGTGCCGACGATACCCACGGCACAGCAATCATGATTTCGGCCAAGCGGGCCGGCGTGACCGAGGAGCAATTCATCGAGCGCGTGAGTGCTGAGCATCAGCAGGACTTCGCCGGCTTCGACATTCAATTCGATAACTACGGCAGCACGCACTCCGACGAGAATCGGGCGCTGTGCGAGGAGATCTGGGCGGCTATTGCTAGGGAGGACCTGCTGGTAGAGCAAGAAGTTGAGCAGCCTTATGATTCGGTAGAAGAGACATTTCTCGCCGACCGCCTAATTATTGGTACTTGCCCGAATTGTGGTGCACCTCAGCAATATGGCGACCATTGCGAGAAATGCTTATCTAACTACCAACCGACAGAGTTGATTGATGGTAGAAGCTCGCTTTCTGGTACCACCCCAGAACTCCGTGCAGCTCCGCACAAGTTTGTGCAACTTGAAAAGCTGCGACCCTTCCTGGAGGAATGGGTCGACAATGGTCAGGCATTGCAAGAGGAAATTGCCAATTACTTAAAAGGCCATTTCCTCTATGCCAAAGACAAGGAAGGGAATATCAAGCCACTGCGAGACTGGGACGTTACTCGGCCACACAAGTACTTTGGCTTCGAAATTCCAGGCTTCGAGAAAAACTACTGGTACGTGTGGTTCGATGCTCCCATCGGCTACATGGCGTCGACGAAACAATGGTGCGACAAGCATGGCGAGGACTTCGACCGATGGTGGCGCTCCGACCAGTGCGAGGTGCACCACTTCATCGGCAAGGACATCACGTACTTCCATACGCTGTTCTGGCCAGGCATGCTCAAGACGGCCGGCTTCTCGCTGCCGACTAAGGTGCACATTCATGGGTTCCTGACCGTCAACGGCGAGAAGATGAGCAAGAGCCGCGGCACTTTCGTCGCAGCCAGCACTTACCTGAAACACCTCGACCCCGCCTACCTGCGGTACTTCTACGCCTCGAAACTTTCGAGCAAGGTCGACGATATCGATCTGTCGATCGAGGAGTTCATCGCCAAGGTGAATACCGACCTGGTCGGCAAAGTGGTGAATCTGGCCAGCCGGAGCGCGAAGTTCGTCGCATCTACCGGGTTGTCGTCCAAATATCCCGACGACGGCGGCTTGCTCGCCGCCGGGGCAGCGGCCGGCAAGGAAATTGCCGAAGCCTACGAAGCCTGCGACTACAGCAAAGCCATGCGGTTGATCATGGCGTTGGCCGACCGGGCGAATCCGTTTGTCGAAGAGAACAAGCCGTGGGAGCTACGCAAAGATGAATCGCAAGCCGAGCGTTTGCAGGATGTCTGCACCGTAGCACTCAACCTGTTTCGCCAGTTAGCCATCTACCTGGCACCCGTGTTGCCTAAGCTTGCCGAGCAAGCTGGCGAGCTGCTGAACGATCCGATTGTTAGCTGGGATCAGGCCCAGGAGCCGTTGGTGGGTACCGCGGTCAACAAATTCAAGCACATGCTCCAGCGAGTAGAAGAAGCAAAGGTAAATGCAATGATTGAAGAGAGTAAACCCGAAGAGACCACCGACGAAACCGCAGAAGGCACCTTTGTCGACAAGTGGAACGATCCCGGCGACTCGCTCGAAGCCGAGCCGCTAGCCGAAGAGTGCACGTTCGACGAATTCTTGAAGGTGGACCTGCGTGTCGCTCGTGTCGTGTCGGCCGAGCAAGTGCCCGAAGCTCGCAAGCTGCTGAAGCTCAAGCTCTCGCTTGGTGGGGGAACCTACAAGCAAGTGTTCGCCGGCATCAAAGCGGCTTACGATCCCGAGAAGTTGGTCGGTCGCCTGGTGGTGTGTGTCGCCAACCTGGCGCCGCGGACCATGAAGTTTGGCGTTAGCGAAGGCATGGTGGTTGCCAGCGGCCCCGGCGGCGAGGAAGTGTTTGTGCTGTCTCCCGATGAAGGTGCCAAGGTCGGCCAGCGGGTTCACTAA
- a CDS encoding trypsin-like peptidase domain-containing protein, with protein MSQSHSIFRALTFAALTTLFAAFATQSSTAQTELYVFSSQHCGPCQQLKPVIQRLIQQDYPIRAIDTDMHPALTQKFRVTQIPCLVMVKDGQELFRQVGGNEQIVRQMFSRAGITSVSSTAARTLNAASGPAPSLPSITPPALASVPPAQGDAFAKNLIESSVRITVEDSTGKSYGTGTIIDTRQGDALIVTCGHLFRGEAEQGQITIERFTVGPAGLQVTDRVRGQLLQYDLKSDIGLVTFRPNGPVAVSQVADHFGERVNDRVWSVGCDRGADPTIRDSHITALDRYHGPPNIEAAGAPVQGRSGGGLFNREGKLVGICFAADNEGDEGLYSALASVHAELDKLGFQDIYRGGPTTPAQPAALAATPPLSRGMATLPERENPIVRGQGLTDSEFPTQTPAMPALNNTIGNPSTVAPATLPASNTLDIARNLPPREQAGLQEIAKRAVDSEVVLVVHPRDGSGDSEVIQLGRVSPELLQALKSLQAR; from the coding sequence ATGTCACAGTCTCATTCCATCTTTCGCGCACTCACTTTCGCTGCACTTACTACACTGTTTGCAGCCTTCGCGACCCAATCTTCTACAGCCCAAACCGAGCTGTACGTATTTTCCAGCCAGCATTGCGGCCCTTGCCAGCAACTGAAGCCGGTGATTCAGCGATTGATTCAGCAGGATTACCCGATTCGTGCGATCGATACCGACATGCACCCGGCGTTGACCCAGAAGTTTCGGGTCACGCAAATTCCGTGTCTGGTGATGGTGAAAGATGGCCAAGAGCTGTTTCGCCAGGTTGGTGGAAACGAACAAATCGTACGTCAGATGTTCAGTCGAGCCGGCATCACTTCGGTTTCGTCCACGGCTGCACGGACTCTTAATGCTGCAAGTGGCCCTGCCCCTTCGCTGCCGTCGATTACTCCCCCTGCCCTAGCCAGTGTGCCCCCTGCTCAAGGGGATGCGTTCGCCAAGAACCTGATTGAATCGTCGGTTCGCATTACCGTGGAAGACTCCACTGGCAAGTCGTACGGCACCGGTACCATCATCGACACCCGCCAGGGGGACGCCCTGATTGTGACCTGCGGTCACTTGTTCCGTGGTGAAGCGGAACAGGGACAGATCACGATCGAACGATTCACGGTCGGCCCTGCGGGACTGCAAGTGACCGACCGCGTTCGCGGCCAACTACTGCAGTACGACCTGAAGAGCGACATCGGCCTGGTGACGTTCCGCCCCAATGGCCCCGTGGCCGTGAGCCAGGTGGCCGACCACTTTGGCGAGCGGGTTAACGACCGGGTGTGGAGCGTTGGCTGCGACCGTGGAGCCGATCCCACGATCCGCGATTCGCACATTACCGCGCTCGACCGTTATCATGGACCTCCCAACATCGAAGCGGCTGGTGCTCCCGTTCAAGGACGCAGCGGCGGTGGCTTGTTCAATCGCGAAGGCAAACTCGTCGGCATTTGCTTTGCCGCCGACAACGAAGGTGACGAAGGGCTGTACTCGGCGTTGGCCTCGGTGCACGCCGAACTCGACAAGCTTGGTTTCCAGGACATCTACCGTGGTGGCCCGACGACTCCTGCCCAGCCTGCCGCCCTTGCTGCCACCCCACCGCTGTCGCGCGGCATGGCGACGCTGCCGGAACGAGAAAACCCGATCGTGCGTGGACAGGGTCTAACGGACTCGGAATTTCCGACTCAGACGCCTGCGATGCCAGCGCTGAACAACACGATAGGCAATCCCTCGACCGTAGCACCGGCAACACTTCCGGCATCGAATACGCTTGATATCGCTCGCAATCTTCCCCCTCGCGAGCAAGCAGGTCTTCAGGAAATCGCCAAGCGGGCGGTCGACTCCGAGGTGGTACTGGTAGTGCACCCTCGCGATGGCAGTGGCGACAGCGAGGTGATTCAGCTCGGTCGCGTCTCGCCCGAATTGCTCCAGGCGCTGAAATCGCTGCAAGCTCGCTAG
- a CDS encoding RidA family protein, which yields MSFQATFESLNLELPPAPKAIGLYKPVIVVGDLAYTSGHGPLQADKTLITGKVGDTMTAEEGYAAAHQTGLATLATLIENFGSLDRIVRLVKTFGLVNATPDFTDHPAVINGFSQLMKNVFGDDAGIAARSAVGAGSLPVGMSVEVEAVFQIKP from the coding sequence ATGAGCTTTCAGGCTACTTTCGAATCGTTGAATCTCGAACTGCCACCTGCCCCCAAGGCCATCGGGTTGTATAAGCCTGTGATCGTGGTCGGCGATCTGGCCTACACTTCCGGGCATGGACCGCTACAGGCCGATAAAACGCTGATCACCGGCAAGGTGGGCGACACGATGACCGCGGAAGAAGGCTATGCCGCAGCCCATCAAACCGGGCTGGCGACGCTAGCGACCCTTATCGAGAACTTTGGCTCGCTCGATCGAATCGTACGGCTCGTTAAGACCTTCGGCCTGGTGAACGCGACTCCCGACTTCACCGATCATCCTGCGGTGATCAACGGCTTCAGCCAGCTGATGAAGAACGTGTTCGGCGACGACGCAGGCATTGCTGCCCGCAGCGCGGTTGGCGCCGGGTCGCTTCCGGTCGGCATGTCGGTAGAAGTGGAAGCGGTGTTCCAGATCAAGCCGTAA
- the hisI gene encoding phosphoribosyl-AMP cyclohydrolase, whose protein sequence is MSEPLEPDFDKCDGLVPVIVQETGTGLVLMMAYMNQQAYDETRTTGRAVYYSRSRQSLWRKGETSGNVQLVKRIAIDCDRDTLLIEVDQQGGAACHEGYPSCFFREITPDGPKIVGERVFDPRDVYGKQ, encoded by the coding sequence ATGAGCGAACCCCTAGAACCCGACTTCGACAAGTGCGACGGCCTCGTGCCTGTGATCGTACAGGAGACCGGTACCGGCTTAGTGCTGATGATGGCCTACATGAACCAGCAGGCCTACGACGAAACCCGCACCACGGGTCGGGCGGTTTATTACAGCCGCAGCCGGCAGTCGCTATGGCGCAAAGGGGAAACCAGTGGCAACGTGCAACTCGTCAAGCGGATCGCGATCGACTGCGATCGCGACACGCTGCTGATCGAAGTCGATCAGCAGGGAGGAGCTGCTTGCCACGAAGGATATCCATCGTGTTTCTTTCGCGAGATCACGCCCGACGGCCCCAAAATCGTCGGCGAGCGGGTGTTTGACCCTCGCGATGTTTACGGCAAACAATAA
- a CDS encoding glycosyltransferase family 2 protein gives MNKNLTVVLPVHNAEASLHHDVRNVLEVAAELSTGLRLFILDDGSTDDTYDMAMELSARYPQIRVMHHATRQGLGSAIAELRGQIGDDLVLVHDGASPIQAEQIRRLWDDEARQITRATDKNTSIDDLRHAAATHPAMAAAHNRLAGFQRLSNMAASDDSQLTRRDQQAQKNVGVIPPLPRPNFMGALANFALGE, from the coding sequence GTGAATAAAAATCTGACGGTTGTACTGCCGGTGCACAACGCTGAAGCGAGTCTTCACCACGATGTGCGAAATGTCCTAGAAGTGGCTGCCGAACTGTCGACGGGCTTGCGATTGTTCATCCTGGACGATGGCTCTACCGACGACACGTACGACATGGCCATGGAGCTGTCCGCCCGCTATCCGCAGATTCGGGTGATGCACCACGCCACGCGGCAAGGCCTTGGTTCGGCAATTGCCGAACTGCGCGGCCAGATTGGCGACGACCTGGTGCTGGTACACGACGGTGCCTCGCCGATCCAAGCCGAACAGATCCGTCGGCTGTGGGACGACGAAGCTCGCCAGATCACTCGGGCGACCGACAAGAACACCAGCATCGACGACCTGCGCCACGCCGCGGCAACGCATCCCGCGATGGCTGCCGCGCACAACCGCCTGGCTGGCTTCCAACGCCTGTCGAACATGGCAGCCAGCGACGATTCGCAGCTCACGCGACGCGATCAGCAAGCCCAGAAGAACGTCGGGGTCATCCCTCCCCTGCCCCGACCCAACTTCATGGGTGCATTAGCTAATTTCGCCCTGGGTGAATAA
- the xerC gene encoding tyrosine recombinase XerC encodes MHRQIAQFLRHLDAERNASPHTLKAYREDLISLADYLADDAGLTPEPASITTAELRGYVAALAEAGFAKSSIARRLASVRSFFRFGQREGWAQSNPATALRNPRKSRKLPHFLTTDEIGRLLAAPPKKGKQGIRDRAILETLYSAGLRVSELVGMNDGDIDFEQGIVHVRGKGRKERLAPIGSYARGALEEWLAVRELSPREASGREAPVFTNRFGTRLTTRSVGRMLEKHIATASLDGRTSPHTLRHSFATHLLDRGADIRSVQELLGHKSLVTTQIYTHVSTSTLRAAYEKAHPRAG; translated from the coding sequence ATGCACCGTCAGATTGCTCAATTCCTTCGGCACCTGGATGCGGAACGCAATGCGAGCCCGCACACGCTGAAGGCTTATCGCGAAGATCTTATCTCCCTTGCCGATTACCTGGCGGACGACGCGGGCCTAACACCCGAGCCCGCGTCGATCACCACCGCCGAGCTACGTGGCTACGTGGCAGCGCTGGCCGAAGCAGGATTCGCCAAATCGTCGATCGCTCGACGATTGGCATCCGTGCGGAGCTTCTTCCGCTTCGGCCAGCGAGAAGGTTGGGCGCAGTCGAACCCTGCGACCGCGCTGCGGAATCCGCGGAAGAGCCGCAAGCTGCCGCACTTCCTGACGACCGACGAAATCGGTCGCTTGCTAGCAGCTCCCCCGAAGAAAGGGAAGCAAGGCATCCGCGACCGGGCCATTCTCGAAACGCTCTACTCGGCTGGGTTGCGTGTGAGCGAATTGGTCGGCATGAACGATGGCGACATCGATTTCGAGCAAGGCATTGTTCACGTTCGGGGTAAAGGCCGCAAAGAACGCTTGGCCCCTATCGGTAGCTACGCCCGTGGTGCCTTGGAAGAATGGCTCGCAGTACGCGAGCTATCCCCCCGCGAAGCGTCGGGCCGAGAAGCGCCGGTGTTTACCAATCGCTTCGGCACTCGGCTTACCACTCGCAGCGTGGGACGAATGCTCGAGAAGCACATCGCGACCGCTTCGCTCGACGGGCGGACCTCGCCGCACACGTTGCGTCATAGCTTCGCGACGCACTTGCTCGACCGCGGGGCCGACATTCGCAGCGTGCAGGAACTACTCGGGCACAAGAGCCTGGTGACCACGCAAATCTATACGCATGTCTCCACCAGCACCCTGCGGGCGGCGTACGAGAAGGCGCATCCCCGCGCGGGTTAG
- a CDS encoding GTPase yields the protein MTATDTTVCLLTADGRGAVAVLAVEGPGADSAVARWFRSASGWQLAKLPLGRIAFGRWAADDGEEVVIVRTESGLEIQCHGGIAASRAIVQSLVESGVARLDSAGWQQQHARDSIAAQAAERLGLCATERAALVLLDQYNGALRAELEQAIAAIERGDYSQAEQQLSTLAKRWEVGRILTTPARVVLTGPPNVGKSSLINALVGYQRAIVFDTPGTTRDVVTASTAIEGWAVDLVDTAGLRQATDGVEQSGIELAQAELANADLVVLVGEAEQWLADQPPAFEFAQWFADRPTVRVANKCDRLTNQSQELLCKHASELILTSAIEPHGAAPLLEAIAGRVVPSMLEPQAAVPFTLEQQQAILAACNLLTSNQPETAALLLQALL from the coding sequence ATGACTGCTACTGACACCACTGTTTGTTTATTAACCGCCGATGGTCGCGGTGCAGTAGCGGTGCTAGCGGTCGAAGGCCCCGGAGCCGACTCGGCAGTCGCCCGTTGGTTTCGGTCGGCGAGCGGCTGGCAACTCGCCAAGCTTCCCCTCGGCCGCATCGCGTTTGGTCGTTGGGCCGCCGACGATGGCGAGGAAGTGGTGATCGTCCGCACCGAGAGCGGCCTCGAGATTCAATGCCATGGCGGCATTGCAGCCAGTCGAGCCATCGTGCAGTCGTTGGTCGAGTCGGGAGTCGCTCGCTTGGACTCCGCGGGATGGCAGCAACAACATGCTCGCGACAGCATTGCCGCGCAAGCGGCCGAGCGACTTGGCCTGTGCGCGACGGAACGGGCCGCGCTCGTGCTTCTCGATCAATACAACGGGGCGCTTCGCGCCGAGTTGGAGCAGGCCATCGCGGCCATCGAGCGGGGAGATTACTCCCAAGCCGAACAGCAACTGAGCACCTTGGCCAAACGTTGGGAGGTAGGGCGAATATTAACCACGCCTGCCCGCGTGGTGCTCACCGGACCTCCCAACGTTGGCAAGAGCAGCTTGATCAACGCTCTGGTGGGTTACCAGAGAGCGATCGTGTTCGATACACCCGGCACCACTCGCGATGTGGTCACCGCCAGCACCGCGATCGAAGGCTGGGCAGTTGATTTGGTGGATACTGCAGGCTTGCGCCAGGCAACCGATGGGGTGGAACAATCTGGCATCGAGCTAGCACAGGCCGAGTTGGCAAATGCCGACCTGGTAGTGCTTGTCGGCGAAGCCGAACAGTGGCTCGCCGACCAACCACCCGCTTTCGAGTTTGCCCAGTGGTTTGCCGACCGTCCAACCGTGCGGGTGGCCAACAAATGCGATCGCCTGACTAATCAATCGCAGGAACTACTTTGCAAACACGCTAGCGAGCTAATCCTTACCTCTGCCATCGAACCCCACGGGGCCGCCCCTTTGCTCGAAGCAATCGCTGGGCGAGTGGTGCCCTCGATGCTCGAACCGCAAGCGGCAGTACCCTTCACGCTAGAACAACAGCAAGCCATCCTGGCGGCTTGCAACCTCCTTACCAGCAACCAGCCCGAAACCGCTGCGCTGCTGTTGCAAGCGTTGCTCTAG
- a CDS encoding PEP-CTERM sorting domain-containing protein → MIVCALVATAATSAKAAYVDVTTGYSSVAGAELELSDGSLNPNSNTPGANEDPDKALDDDSGTKYLNFAGAGLNDAGEQASNPTGFVVVLDSPAAIGGVQFTTANDFASRDPGVVQIFGTNMTGTASEIIDLATAADLTEVYYGSTGVPQFATVNDGRFETTPAQFFAESDEYSAYVVIVRDLVRYPGSAPTNMQFAEVSLLQVPEPSTLALVGLAAVGLIGFVGRNR, encoded by the coding sequence ATGATTGTATGCGCGCTGGTTGCTACTGCTGCGACTAGTGCCAAGGCTGCTTACGTGGATGTGACGACTGGTTACAGTTCGGTTGCTGGTGCTGAGTTAGAGCTCTCCGATGGTTCGCTCAACCCCAATAGCAATACGCCGGGGGCCAACGAAGATCCAGACAAAGCACTCGACGATGATTCTGGCACCAAGTATCTGAACTTCGCAGGTGCTGGTTTGAACGACGCCGGCGAACAGGCGAGTAACCCCACTGGTTTCGTAGTGGTTCTCGATTCGCCCGCTGCTATCGGTGGCGTTCAGTTCACCACGGCCAACGACTTTGCGAGTCGTGATCCCGGCGTGGTGCAAATCTTCGGTACCAATATGACCGGTACCGCTAGCGAGATTATCGACTTGGCAACCGCTGCCGATCTGACCGAAGTCTACTACGGTTCGACCGGTGTTCCCCAATTCGCTACGGTCAACGATGGCCGTTTCGAAACCACTCCCGCTCAGTTCTTCGCCGAAAGCGATGAGTACTCGGCCTACGTGGTGATCGTTCGCGACCTGGTTCGTTACCCCGGCAGCGCTCCCACGAACATGCAGTTCGCGGAAGTTTCGCTGCTGCAAGTTCCCGAGCCCAGCACCCTGGCCTTGGTTGGTCTGGCTGCGGTTGGTTTGATCGGATTCGTTGGCCGCAATCGCTAA
- a CDS encoding nuclear transport factor 2-like protein, whose product MLKALRQELKKAESNLNHVQAMKNAIEIAERFAQALDSEDYESAQELLSEACEYSCRGQSHVGPTAIIASYKGNGDTADSKFDSVDYESSVSDMPDGTALITFVDHFALKGKSHTFRCEQVLEVDNNGQITRIVHRDLPGQREALTEFMGV is encoded by the coding sequence TTGCTGAAAGCACTTCGGCAAGAATTGAAAAAAGCTGAATCTAACCTGAATCACGTTCAAGCCATGAAGAACGCCATCGAGATTGCCGAGAGATTTGCACAAGCCCTCGATAGCGAGGATTATGAATCTGCCCAAGAGCTCCTGTCTGAGGCATGCGAGTACTCTTGCCGTGGGCAGAGCCATGTCGGCCCGACTGCAATTATTGCATCCTACAAAGGTAATGGAGACACCGCTGATTCGAAGTTCGATTCGGTTGACTACGAAAGCTCAGTCTCGGACATGCCTGATGGCACTGCCCTCATTACCTTTGTTGACCATTTTGCGCTAAAGGGAAAAAGCCACACGTTCCGATGCGAGCAAGTGCTAGAGGTTGACAATAATGGTCAGATTACACGAATAGTGCACCGCGACTTACCGGGTCAGCGGGAAGCGCTAACCGAGTTCATGGGAGTCTGA
- a CDS encoding DUF6677 family protein codes for MADPNPYTTADQQPEVDLRDARLAAFLAWLFPGLGHLYQRRVGKGLLFMITIMATFAYGMYLGGGRVVYASTTNPVGNFTKFKERWHYACQLPIGLPALPAYVQTWRVENGNEPLHWFGDNFERPPYNVQTLQLASPATERGVLEAEYLQSTDQSKNTVLHISEREKWNHDYNYLFELGTVFTMIAGLMNVLAICDARWGPLTHLKPEPKSDDNANSDSST; via the coding sequence ATGGCCGACCCCAACCCGTACACTACCGCCGACCAACAACCCGAGGTCGATCTACGGGATGCGCGGCTCGCGGCGTTTCTCGCCTGGCTGTTCCCTGGACTCGGCCACCTGTATCAGCGGCGGGTCGGCAAAGGGCTGCTGTTCATGATTACGATCATGGCCACGTTTGCGTACGGCATGTACCTCGGCGGTGGGCGCGTGGTTTACGCGTCGACCACCAATCCGGTCGGCAACTTCACCAAGTTCAAAGAGCGCTGGCACTATGCCTGCCAACTGCCGATCGGGCTGCCGGCGCTGCCCGCCTATGTGCAGACCTGGCGAGTGGAGAATGGCAACGAACCGCTGCACTGGTTCGGCGATAACTTCGAGCGTCCCCCGTACAACGTGCAAACGCTACAGCTCGCATCGCCGGCTACCGAACGTGGCGTGCTGGAAGCGGAGTACCTGCAGTCGACCGATCAGTCGAAGAACACCGTGCTCCATATTTCGGAACGCGAAAAGTGGAACCACGATTACAATTACCTGTTCGAGCTAGGCACCGTGTTTACGATGATTGCTGGGCTGATGAATGTGCTGGCGATCTGTGATGCAAGGTGGGGACCACTCACGCATTTGAAGCCAGAACCAAAGTCCGACGATAACGCCAACTCCGACTCCTCCACGTAA
- a CDS encoding IS630 family transposase has product MRLSENMEVAMKVAGHLPLAELKRLERVEKNVNRSKRLRILILGHEGWTAPAVAAAVGLSRRACQEWVARYNRHGLAGLDDHRGGSLNLPLTADQEQTFRERLAAGPTSEDLVCSLRGKDFQRILAEEFGVRRSLPAVYWLLHRLGYSYLRPRPRHRKADPEKIEAFKREWPERIKEIAAEHPHKQLRVYFQDESRFGQQGTNTNLWAERGSRPTAVRQTEYEYLWVIGAVCPETGHAEGLLSPQLNTKIINSFLESFSETIPEGEHAVMIWDGAGFHTSKAIQVPENVSLVQLPPYSPELNPIENLWHYLKSHFWSNRAYDDYDDLEEAAMTAWRTAVLNEELIKTVCAAPYVDGGSNAQV; this is encoded by the coding sequence ATGCGACTTTCCGAGAACATGGAGGTCGCGATGAAAGTGGCGGGGCATCTTCCGCTTGCGGAGTTAAAGCGATTGGAGCGTGTGGAGAAGAACGTCAATCGCTCCAAGCGGTTGCGGATTCTGATCTTAGGTCACGAGGGCTGGACGGCCCCCGCTGTGGCAGCCGCTGTTGGGCTATCGCGACGGGCGTGCCAGGAGTGGGTCGCCCGATACAATCGACACGGGCTGGCGGGGCTGGACGACCACCGCGGTGGGTCGTTGAACCTGCCACTCACAGCCGACCAAGAGCAGACGTTTCGTGAGCGTCTCGCGGCAGGGCCAACGAGCGAAGACCTTGTCTGCTCGTTGCGGGGCAAGGACTTCCAACGCATCTTGGCCGAGGAGTTCGGCGTGAGGCGGTCGTTGCCTGCGGTGTACTGGCTGCTACACCGATTGGGCTACAGCTACCTGCGTCCCAGGCCGCGTCATCGCAAAGCAGACCCTGAAAAGATCGAGGCGTTCAAGCGGGAGTGGCCTGAGCGAATCAAGGAGATCGCCGCGGAGCATCCCCATAAACAGCTGCGGGTCTACTTCCAGGACGAATCACGGTTCGGACAGCAGGGGACCAACACCAACCTGTGGGCCGAGCGGGGCTCCCGACCGACCGCCGTCCGTCAAACCGAATACGAATACTTGTGGGTGATTGGGGCGGTCTGCCCGGAAACCGGACACGCCGAGGGCCTGCTGAGCCCGCAACTGAACACGAAGATCATTAACTCGTTCTTGGAATCGTTCTCCGAAACGATCCCCGAGGGCGAGCACGCCGTGATGATCTGGGATGGCGCCGGCTTCCACACCAGCAAGGCAATTCAGGTCCCAGAAAACGTGTCGCTGGTGCAACTGCCGCCCTACAGCCCTGAACTTAACCCAATCGAAAACCTCTGGCATTACCTCAAAAGCCACTTCTGGAGCAACCGGGCCTACGACGACTACGATGACTTGGAAGAAGCGGCCATGACCGCATGGCGGACCGCCGTGCTCAACGAAGAACTCATCAAAACCGTCTGTGCCGCCCCGTATGTTGATGGCGGCTCAAACGCGCAGGTTTAA